In the Methanococcoides methylutens genome, one interval contains:
- a CDS encoding DUF2103 domain-containing protein, with amino-acid sequence MEDNSIKNWEASLKGKLHGAHSTVIGERQGKKILGIISQHEEVKSIIPSVITVKGKSSPGGNLAAKVLRPDERGNLRMLLSHGTSSQEIRIVTTVATHDEGERVMEELNAMLFDI; translated from the coding sequence ATGGAAGATAATTCGATTAAAAATTGGGAAGCATCGTTAAAAGGGAAACTTCATGGTGCTCATTCCACTGTTATAGGTGAACGTCAGGGGAAAAAGATCCTCGGTATCATAAGCCAGCACGAAGAGGTAAAAAGCATTATTCCATCCGTTATAACTGTCAAAGGAAAGAGCTCACCTGGGGGGAATCTTGCTGCAAAGGTCCTGCGTCCTGATGAAAGGGGTAACCTGCGCATGCTTTTGTCCCACGGTACTTCCTCACAGGAAATAAGGATCGTTACGACAGTTGCTACTCACGATGAAGGTGAGCGTGTGATGGAAGAGCTTAACGCCATGCTTTTTGATATCTAA
- a CDS encoding nitrilase-related carbon-nitrogen hydrolase, whose translation MKAAAIQMDISHCKKQDNINKALMLSENAISHGAELIVLPEVFSTGFCYEELDNSGESEPFPTIEQLRDFSKQNSCVMIGSIIQKHNNEEVQESEKREREGGEGEGEIDLKGKRREGRGKNNFTNMGFCIENGDIAGTYTKTHPFGKEKNYFTPGDQIEPINLKSYDLTIGLEICYEMRFPEIARKLAIDGSDILVTIAEFPNPREYQWRSLATARSVENQIYHIACNRTGADPSSTFFGASMILDPLGNVLADAKDKECFIIHEIDPEMMKDTRKAIPVFDDRRPELY comes from the coding sequence ATAAAAGCCGCAGCCATCCAGATGGACATTTCCCATTGCAAAAAACAGGACAACATCAACAAAGCACTCATGCTGTCTGAAAATGCAATATCACATGGTGCAGAGCTCATAGTCCTTCCTGAAGTTTTCTCTACCGGATTCTGCTACGAAGAACTTGACAACTCAGGAGAATCAGAACCCTTCCCTACCATCGAACAGCTGAGAGATTTCTCAAAGCAGAACTCCTGTGTTATGATCGGATCCATAATACAGAAACACAACAATGAAGAAGTACAAGAAAGTGAAAAAAGGGAAAGAGAAGGAGGAGAAGGAGAAGGAGAAATTGATTTAAAAGGAAAAAGGAGAGAAGGACGGGGAAAAAACAACTTCACGAATATGGGTTTCTGTATCGAGAATGGCGATATTGCAGGAACATACACCAAAACACATCCATTCGGAAAGGAAAAGAACTATTTTACACCCGGCGACCAGATAGAACCGATCAACCTTAAAAGCTATGACCTTACCATCGGACTGGAAATTTGCTATGAGATGCGTTTTCCGGAAATTGCACGGAAGTTAGCGATCGACGGTTCTGATATACTTGTAACCATTGCAGAATTCCCAAACCCAAGAGAATACCAGTGGAGGTCACTTGCCACAGCACGTTCTGTTGAGAACCAGATATATCATATTGCCTGCAACAGAACTGGTGCAGACCCCAGCTCTACGTTCTTTGGAGCCAGCATGATCCTTGACCCCCTTGGAAACGTTCTGGCAGATGCAAAAGATAAAGAATGCTTCATCATTCACGAGATCGATCCTGAAATGATGAAAGATACAAGAAAAGCAATACCAGTCTTTGATGACCGGAGACCTGAACTTTACTAA
- a CDS encoding ACT domain-containing protein produces the protein MEEKMIKQISLFAENKPGRLANIAEKFKESGINIRAFTIAEAGDFGIIRMVVDNPDSAHKVLHDAGFTVSETNVLGVEMEDVPGQLAMIADVLSEKDINIDYAYAFVTKTEKAFLIIRVNDIRGAVKALDDAKVRLLDMGDVHDI, from the coding sequence ATGGAAGAGAAAATGATCAAACAGATCTCATTATTTGCAGAGAACAAGCCGGGAAGGCTTGCAAACATTGCTGAGAAATTTAAGGAATCCGGCATCAACATTCGCGCTTTTACTATTGCCGAAGCCGGAGACTTCGGTATAATTAGGATGGTTGTAGATAATCCCGATTCAGCTCATAAAGTGCTCCATGATGCAGGATTCACTGTGTCCGAGACAAATGTTCTTGGTGTTGAAATGGAGGATGTACCCGGGCAGCTCGCCATGATCGCAGATGTTCTCAGTGAAAAGGACATCAACATCGATTATGCTTATGCCTTTGTCACAAAGACCGAAAAAGCATTCCTTATCATACGCGTAAATGATATCAGGGGTGCTGTCAAGGCTCTTGATGACGCAAAAGTCCGTCTGCTCGATATGGGCGACGTGCATGATATTTAA
- a CDS encoding DHH family phosphoesterase, which translates to MQVDEVGFYNRLLDYHNILYLCHRNADPDAISSAFALSEAIGGTVGLVDGSNRVASLLVDKLDIDVVESPNPEDYDLVVVVDTSTSAQLNDIKLSNYCVIDHHATTALTENAAFYLHRNATSVAEIVYDVLTCMGAPIMHRLALGLMAGIVTDTGHFKHATSKTFKTFGEIIESSGVEYAEVLDLMASTPQDVSMRIAMLKSASRASIERINDWLVVTSNVSSFGGSASSMLINIGGDVAFVGTARGDNIRVSGRAKRDAVNAGVNLGKIMEEISGHYEGTGGGHAGAAGIDVIADMDTVLFECVESVREILKDKKNPLSL; encoded by the coding sequence ATGCAGGTTGATGAAGTTGGCTTTTACAATCGACTTCTGGATTATCACAACATCTTATATCTATGCCATCGCAATGCCGATCCCGATGCTATAAGTAGTGCATTTGCACTCTCTGAAGCAATAGGGGGGACCGTAGGTCTGGTAGATGGTAGCAACAGAGTTGCATCCCTTCTTGTTGATAAGCTGGATATCGATGTAGTAGAAAGTCCAAATCCAGAAGATTATGATCTGGTAGTGGTAGTAGATACATCTACCAGCGCACAGCTAAATGATATCAAACTTTCTAATTACTGCGTGATAGATCATCATGCAACTACTGCACTTACGGAAAATGCTGCTTTTTACCTTCACCGCAATGCAACATCTGTGGCGGAGATCGTCTACGATGTACTAACCTGCATGGGTGCTCCTATCATGCATCGACTTGCATTGGGCCTGATGGCAGGGATCGTTACGGATACCGGTCATTTCAAGCATGCTACAAGCAAGACCTTCAAGACATTTGGTGAGATAATCGAGTCAAGTGGTGTGGAGTATGCAGAAGTGCTTGACCTGATGGCTTCAACTCCTCAGGATGTCTCAATGAGGATCGCAATGCTCAAGTCTGCTTCACGTGCAAGTATAGAACGTATCAATGACTGGCTTGTGGTAACGTCTAATGTAAGTTCCTTTGGCGGCTCTGCATCATCCATGCTGATCAATATTGGCGGGGATGTTGCTTTTGTTGGTACTGCCCGTGGCGATAACATTAGGGTTAGTGGTCGTGCAAAACGTGATGCTGTAAATGCAGGGGTAAATCTTGGAAAGATCATGGAAGAGATCAGCGGTCACTATGAAGGTACCGGTGGAGGCCATGCAGGTGCAGCAGGCATCGATGTCATTGCCGATATGGACACTGTTCTTTTCGAATGTGTCGAGTCGGTTAGAGAAATTTTGAAGGATAAGAAAAACCCGTTGAGTTTATAA
- a CDS encoding phenylacetate--CoA ligase family protein has protein sequence MIEYWNPQIERMPVDELKKVQEQKLCQLVKYVYEHSPFYKKRFDDAGVKPEDIKTLNDVTKLPFTFKKDLRDTYPTGMFCVPNNKLVRFHVSSGTTGKPTVVGYTDNDIKAWSTSLARALTSIGVGRDDVMQIGYGYGLFTGGLGMHYGAEEAGCTVLPTSSGNTDRQIELMQDLGSTVIACTPSYLLFMIEAARDAGISFQNDTKLRLGVLGAEPWSEEMRKRIEDSTGIKAYDIFGTSELSGPLFTECQSQNGIHIWADQFLVEVINPDTGEPVANGERGELVITTLVKEALPLIRYRIGDITVLNWDECECGRTHPRIMRVLGRADDMLIVRGINVFPGQVESVLMDIPEVGEHFMIIVDRVNELDIMKVQIEMNDAAFSDKVTDIIDLEKKVGAALKGVLNLAVKVELVEHGSLPRSMGKAKKVIDNRKI, from the coding sequence ATGATAGAATACTGGAATCCACAGATCGAGAGAATGCCTGTTGATGAGTTAAAAAAAGTACAGGAACAGAAGTTGTGCCAGCTCGTAAAATATGTTTATGAGCATTCTCCTTTTTACAAAAAGAGATTCGATGATGCGGGTGTAAAACCTGAGGACATAAAGACACTGAATGATGTTACAAAGCTACCATTCACATTCAAGAAAGACCTGAGGGATACCTATCCGACAGGTATGTTCTGTGTTCCTAACAACAAGCTTGTACGTTTCCATGTTTCATCAGGGACTACGGGTAAGCCTACTGTGGTCGGTTACACTGATAATGACATTAAAGCATGGTCAACTTCCCTTGCACGTGCCTTGACATCCATTGGTGTAGGAAGAGATGATGTCATGCAGATAGGTTATGGCTATGGTCTTTTCACAGGTGGCCTTGGTATGCACTATGGTGCAGAGGAAGCCGGATGTACTGTTCTTCCGACAAGCTCTGGAAATACTGACAGGCAGATCGAACTTATGCAGGATCTTGGGTCCACTGTCATTGCCTGCACTCCATCATACCTTTTGTTCATGATCGAGGCTGCAAGGGATGCCGGCATCAGCTTCCAGAATGATACAAAGCTTCGTCTAGGTGTACTGGGTGCCGAGCCATGGTCAGAAGAGATGCGCAAAAGGATCGAGGATTCCACAGGCATCAAGGCCTATGATATATTCGGAACGTCCGAACTTAGTGGTCCTCTTTTCACTGAATGTCAGTCTCAGAATGGTATCCACATATGGGCAGACCAGTTCCTTGTAGAGGTCATCAACCCTGATACCGGTGAACCTGTGGCAAATGGTGAACGCGGTGAGCTTGTGATCACAACACTTGTGAAGGAAGCATTGCCGCTTATCAGATACCGGATCGGTGACATAACTGTTCTGAACTGGGATGAATGTGAATGTGGTCGTACACATCCACGTATCATGCGTGTACTGGGTCGTGCTGATGACATGCTTATCGTTCGTGGCATCAATGTCTTCCCGGGACAGGTAGAATCCGTTCTGATGGACATCCCTGAGGTTGGCGAGCACTTCATGATCATCGTTGACAGGGTCAATGAACTGGATATCATGAAAGTGCAGATCGAAATGAATGACGCTGCTTTCAGCGACAAGGTCACTGATATAATAGACCTTGAAAAGAAGGTAGGTGCAGCTCTTAAAGGCGTGCTGAACCTTGCTGTCAAAGTGGAGCTTGTCGAGCATGGGTCATTGCCACGTTCAATGGGCAAGGCAAAGAAAGTTATCGATAACAGAAAGATATAA
- a CDS encoding methanogenesis marker 9 domain-containing protein, with the protein MSDELFDLQIGYVKFSNPIALAPMAGVTNSEFANNYAKNAGLAVIGGYNLDGDTNIAAKALVENGRDEFITDTPLEFLENEAKAINIDGAVAFNVRSTTLEPLLKAAEIIKNAGGILELDAHCRQDEMVSIGVGEALMKDMPRLADWISKIKETGVVLSVKVRANVVDDIALARTIENAGADILHLDAMMEGAGADLGAILRVRDSTRMFLIGNNSILDFNDAKEMFSKGADMVSVSRGVLQDAHLIDHLVEEVTLLQEQMGWYNSPKHVCRGEGDLRGLAFCCLPVKPCAVHNKAGQLGYSPKEFANVKMEFAKGTPLEFGDSTCFGSLVWCCKISKPCYLRDGVLDLLDLSASDYMKLKKDLATYILDNAKKPVNES; encoded by the coding sequence GTGAGTGATGAACTTTTTGATCTGCAGATTGGTTATGTCAAATTCAGCAACCCTATAGCTCTTGCACCAATGGCAGGTGTTACTAACAGTGAATTTGCAAACAATTATGCAAAGAATGCCGGTCTTGCTGTGATCGGCGGCTATAATCTGGATGGGGACACTAATATAGCGGCTAAGGCGCTTGTTGAGAACGGTCGGGATGAGTTCATAACCGATACTCCACTGGAATTTTTGGAAAATGAGGCTAAAGCTATCAATATTGACGGTGCTGTAGCCTTCAATGTAAGAAGTACGACTCTCGAACCATTGCTCAAAGCTGCTGAGATCATAAAAAATGCCGGTGGGATCCTTGAGCTGGATGCTCATTGCAGGCAGGATGAAATGGTATCCATCGGTGTTGGTGAAGCATTGATGAAGGACATGCCAAGGCTTGCAGACTGGATCTCTAAGATCAAGGAAACGGGTGTTGTTCTTTCTGTAAAGGTAAGGGCAAATGTGGTCGACGATATTGCTCTTGCAAGGACCATTGAAAATGCTGGTGCCGATATACTTCATCTGGATGCTATGATGGAAGGTGCAGGTGCGGATCTTGGTGCTATATTGCGTGTACGTGATTCTACAAGGATGTTCCTCATAGGAAACAATTCTATTCTTGATTTTAATGATGCTAAAGAGATGTTCTCAAAAGGTGCTGACATGGTCTCTGTCTCAAGAGGCGTGCTTCAGGACGCGCATCTTATTGATCATCTTGTTGAGGAAGTTACCCTGCTTCAGGAGCAGATGGGCTGGTACAATTCACCCAAGCATGTTTGCCGTGGCGAAGGGGACCTTCGGGGACTTGCATTCTGTTGTTTGCCTGTTAAGCCGTGTGCTGTTCATAACAAGGCAGGACAGCTTGGATACAGTCCTAAGGAATTTGCCAATGTCAAGATGGAATTTGCAAAAGGCACCCCTCTTGAGTTCGGGGATAGTACCTGTTTTGGCAGTCTTGTTTGGTGTTGTAAAATCTCAAAACCCTGTTATTTAAGGGATGGAGTTCTTGATTTGCTTGATCTTTCTGCATCAGATTACATGAAACTGAAGAAAGACCTTGCAACTTATATATTAGATAATGCTAAAAAACCTGTGAATGAATCTTAA
- a CDS encoding methanogenesis marker 12 protein: MFIGVDHGTNAMRFAGVGKGDVKTFELPRSEVASMSGPEILDSFTSNLGVDISDIELAAVTYSMGDGIAAIEDLKDVSSRGVISIEGVGKKTGAGTRIFDAIKESVIPAVLIPGIHSKSNTDPRMNVFSHSTSPEKIGIAYNAYCRGVDDFVVSDISSNTVTVGVCGGKLVGAIDACIFAPGTQHGPLDLEAIRDVDAGKCSANDAFMNAGVLSRSPYSSVNELLEALKGKEDEAVLAMDRISLFAAMEIAAMQVLMEDHGARGEVFLAGSMGEEDHVVGRIGRHMGVTPAVLGKWSASIGCAEIARDIAGGAGRILGLDVNFSF, translated from the coding sequence ATGTTCATCGGGGTTGATCACGGTACCAATGCAATGCGTTTTGCCGGGGTCGGTAAAGGCGATGTAAAAACTTTTGAACTCCCGCGTTCAGAAGTAGCAAGTATGTCCGGACCGGAGATCCTTGATTCGTTCACTTCCAATCTGGGTGTTGATATTTCGGATATTGAACTTGCTGCTGTTACCTATTCTATGGGTGATGGCATAGCTGCCATTGAAGACCTTAAGGATGTATCATCCCGAGGAGTTATCAGTATTGAGGGTGTCGGCAAAAAGACCGGTGCAGGTACTCGTATTTTTGATGCTATCAAGGAGTCCGTAATACCTGCAGTGTTGATTCCCGGTATTCATTCTAAAAGCAACACTGACCCCCGCATGAACGTTTTTTCACATTCAACGAGCCCGGAAAAGATCGGGATCGCATACAATGCTTACTGTAGAGGCGTGGATGATTTTGTAGTTTCTGATATCAGTTCCAATACTGTGACCGTAGGTGTCTGTGGAGGAAAGCTTGTAGGTGCGATCGATGCCTGCATATTTGCTCCGGGAACTCAACATGGACCCCTTGACCTTGAAGCTATCAGGGATGTCGATGCAGGCAAATGCAGTGCAAATGATGCTTTCATGAATGCCGGTGTATTGAGCCGTAGCCCCTATTCAAGTGTTAATGAGCTTCTCGAGGCTCTGAAGGGCAAAGAGGACGAGGCTGTACTTGCAATGGACCGTATTTCACTTTTTGCAGCCATGGAGATCGCTGCAATGCAGGTCCTGATGGAGGACCATGGGGCAAGAGGTGAGGTTTTCCTTGCTGGTTCCATGGGTGAAGAGGATCATGTCGTAGGCCGGATCGGAAGGCATATGGGCGTTACACCTGCTGTACTTGGCAAATGGAGTGCTTCTATTGGCTGTGCAGAGATCGCCCGTGATATTGCCGGTGGTGCAGGTCGCATACTCGGACTTGATGTTAATTTTAGTTTCTGA